The proteins below come from a single Ruegeria sp. SCSIO 43209 genomic window:
- a CDS encoding GFA family protein, protein MRGHCLCGKIGYEVDPPVLSCVTCHCDSCRRQCAAPMTTYFGVRDGNWRWIGEEPKRFNSSPGVERSFCPHCGTPISFRSTVMSDVMHLYVATLENPEVLSPTLHVAHEEKLSWLQLGDGLPTCIGPDYTKVQPLPDT, encoded by the coding sequence ATGCGCGGACACTGCCTGTGCGGCAAGATTGGATACGAGGTTGATCCTCCGGTTCTGTCCTGTGTCACCTGCCATTGTGACAGCTGCCGTCGCCAATGCGCCGCTCCGATGACCACCTATTTCGGCGTGCGCGACGGCAATTGGCGCTGGATCGGGGAAGAACCGAAACGCTTCAACTCCTCCCCCGGGGTCGAGCGCAGCTTTTGTCCCCATTGCGGCACACCGATATCCTTCCGGTCGACGGTGATGTCGGATGTGATGCATCTCTACGTCGCGACACTGGAAAATCCCGAAGTACTCAGCCCGACCTTGCATGTCGCGCACGAGGAAAAGCTTAGCTGGCTGCAGCTTGGTGACGGCCTGCCCACCTGCATCGGCCCGGATTACACCAAAGTCCAACCCCTGCCCGACACCTGA
- a CDS encoding DMT family transporter, with amino-acid sequence MTQDRPVLGIILMLGFCVLAPLGDGMAKLLGETTALGLLVLVRFAVQAMILIPLIAMTGKPWKMMPRVLRLTMIRTLLHIIGIAAMFTALQYMPLADTVAIAFVMPFIMLLLGKYVLGEQVGPRRLVACVVGFIGTLLVIQPSFAQVGAPALLPLIVAVVFALFMLVTRQIAKETDPVALQAVSGAMATAFLLPIVLLGSQIGLPAMSLTMPTGETLWLLLGIGVLGTVAHLLMTWSLRYAPSATLAPMQYLEIPVATLIGWLIFHDLPNGLAALGIGITIAAGLYVILHERANARSGPTETPA; translated from the coding sequence ATGACTCAGGATCGTCCCGTTCTCGGCATCATTTTGATGCTCGGTTTTTGCGTGCTCGCACCGCTGGGTGACGGGATGGCAAAGCTGTTGGGTGAAACCACAGCTTTGGGACTGCTGGTACTGGTGCGGTTTGCTGTTCAGGCGATGATCCTGATCCCACTGATCGCGATGACCGGCAAGCCATGGAAGATGATGCCGCGCGTTTTGCGCCTGACGATGATCCGCACCCTTCTGCACATCATTGGTATCGCAGCGATGTTCACAGCGCTGCAATATATGCCGCTGGCCGATACCGTGGCCATCGCCTTTGTAATGCCCTTCATCATGCTGCTTTTGGGCAAATACGTACTGGGCGAACAGGTCGGCCCCCGACGTCTGGTCGCCTGTGTCGTGGGATTCATCGGCACCTTGCTGGTCATCCAACCCAGCTTTGCACAAGTGGGCGCGCCCGCCTTGCTGCCCCTGATCGTTGCGGTGGTCTTCGCCCTGTTCATGCTGGTTACGCGGCAGATCGCCAAGGAAACGGACCCGGTTGCGCTGCAGGCTGTATCGGGGGCCATGGCAACCGCCTTTTTGCTGCCGATTGTCCTGCTGGGTTCCCAGATCGGCCTGCCCGCAATGTCCCTGACAATGCCCACTGGCGAGACACTCTGGCTGCTGCTGGGAATCGGTGTGCTGGGCACCGTGGCGCATCTACTTATGACATGGTCTCTGCGCTATGCGCCGTCTGCGACTTTGGCCCCGATGCAATATCTAGAGATTCCGGTCGCCACCCTGATCGGCTGGCTGATCTTCCACGATCTGCCAAACGGGCTGGCCGCGCTAGGCATCGGCATCACAATCGCGGCCGGGCTCTACGTTATCCTGCACGAGCGGGCCAACGCTCGGTCCGGCCCGACTGAAACGCCTGCATGA
- a CDS encoding thiamine diphosphokinase — translation MVNLVENGAIVRSGGPIGLFGGGEICSEDVNLVLNRVNSAVAADGGAAALIDSERMPDAVIGDLDSITAEYRARIPKDRLFRISEQNSTDFDKALRNMDAPVVLAAGFLGARVDHQLVAFNTLVRLQDRPCVLLGAREIVFHAPPRISLELTAGDTVSLFPLRRVTGRSEGLEWPIDDLVLEPDGQVGTSNRALGALTLEVDGPGLLTILPRAALDQVMQAFQSGRTERWPARAG, via the coding sequence ATGGTCAATCTTGTGGAAAATGGGGCAATTGTTCGCTCTGGCGGGCCAATCGGGCTGTTTGGTGGGGGCGAAATCTGTTCAGAGGATGTGAATCTGGTGCTAAATCGCGTCAATTCTGCCGTTGCGGCGGATGGCGGTGCGGCTGCGTTGATTGATTCGGAACGGATGCCGGACGCAGTGATCGGCGATTTGGACTCGATTACGGCAGAATATCGGGCCCGGATTCCCAAGGATCGGTTGTTCCGGATATCCGAGCAGAACAGCACCGATTTTGACAAGGCGCTGCGCAATATGGATGCGCCTGTGGTGCTGGCAGCAGGATTTCTGGGCGCGCGGGTGGATCATCAGTTGGTGGCGTTCAATACTCTGGTTCGGTTGCAGGATCGGCCTTGTGTCCTGTTGGGTGCACGAGAAATTGTCTTTCATGCGCCACCCAGGATCAGTCTGGAGCTCACGGCAGGAGACACGGTTTCATTGTTTCCGCTACGGCGGGTGACCGGTCGCAGCGAGGGGCTGGAATGGCCGATTGATGATCTGGTGCTAGAACCGGACGGGCAGGTCGGAACCTCAAACCGAGCGCTAGGAGCGCTAACGCTTGAGGTCGATGGACCCGGGTTGCTGACGATCCTGCCGCGCGCGGCGTTGGATCAGGTCATGCAGGCGTTTCAGTCGGGCCGGACCGAGCGTTGGCCCGCTCGTGCAGGATAA
- a CDS encoding YfaZ family outer membrane protein, producing MKNRVLAAVTTTCIASSAQADDWRYTIAPYFWGPEFRTSLDVGPNPPVNGDTSIFDILKGAFLIAGQARNGRWTIGGEFNYLNLGDDVSVGRFDDAASWDLEGTMVSLAASYAVYQDDRSRLEALAGLRHWDLDVSTTVLDRTFSTDQSWTDPLIGARYNYALNDRWSLTAMGNIGGFGYGSEFQWEALVQASWNWRENINVAGGYRHLDVEFEDGRDVIDLILTGPYVALAFNF from the coding sequence ATGAAAAACCGGGTATTAGCGGCGGTTACCACAACATGTATCGCGAGCAGCGCTCAGGCCGATGATTGGCGCTATACCATTGCGCCTTATTTCTGGGGGCCGGAATTCAGAACCTCACTGGACGTGGGACCAAACCCGCCGGTGAACGGGGATACCTCGATCTTCGACATTCTGAAGGGCGCGTTCCTGATCGCTGGTCAGGCCCGAAATGGGCGTTGGACCATTGGTGGTGAGTTCAATTATCTCAATTTGGGTGACGATGTCTCGGTCGGTCGGTTTGACGATGCAGCCAGTTGGGATCTTGAGGGCACGATGGTCTCACTGGCGGCCAGCTATGCGGTCTATCAGGATGATCGGTCACGGTTGGAAGCGTTGGCCGGGCTGCGCCATTGGGACCTGGATGTTTCGACCACCGTGCTGGATCGCACCTTCAGCACAGATCAAAGCTGGACCGACCCGTTGATCGGCGCACGCTATAACTACGCGCTGAATGATCGCTGGAGCCTCACAGCGATGGGCAATATCGGCGGCTTCGGTTATGGCTCGGAATTCCAGTGGGAGGCGCTGGTGCAGGCTAGTTGGAATTGGCGTGAGAATATCAACGTTGCGGGCGGGTATCGCCATCTGGATGTTGAGTTTGAAGACGGGCGCGATGTGATTGATCTGATCCTGACCGGCCCTTACGTGGCGCTGGCGTTCAACTTCTGA
- a CDS encoding DUF2842 domain-containing protein, whose product MSSNDKPGLSYKARRRWSLVLLLIGLPIYIVAVVTIVNWLDRPPIWLELLVYVALGIVWALPFKFVFRGVGKEDPDQDQS is encoded by the coding sequence ATGAGCAGCAACGACAAACCCGGCCTCAGCTATAAGGCACGTCGGCGGTGGTCATTGGTGCTGCTGCTGATCGGGCTCCCCATCTATATCGTTGCGGTTGTGACAATCGTGAACTGGTTGGATCGCCCGCCGATCTGGCTGGAACTTCTGGTATATGTCGCGCTTGGCATTGTCTGGGCGTTGCCGTTCAAATTTGTCTTCCGCGGGGTGGGCAAAGAGGACCCGGATCAAGATCAAAGCTAA
- a CDS encoding adenylosuccinate synthase, whose amino-acid sequence MANVVVVGAQWGDEGKGKIVDWLSERADVIARFQGGHNAGHTLVIEGEVYKLHALPSGVVRGGKLSVIGNGVVLDPWHLIKEIGTIRAQGVDITPQTLMIAENTPLILPFHGELDRARESQNSVAKIGTTGRGIGPCYEDKVGRRVIRVADLADDATLALRVDRALVHHNALRNGLGLEPIDRDALIAQLKEIAPQILPFAAPVWKVLNEKRKAGKRILFEGAQGALLDIDFGTYPFVTSSNVIAGQASTGVGIGPGSIDFVLGIVKAYTTRVGEGPFPTELDDEDGQRLGERGHEFGTTTGRKRRCGWFDACLVRQTCATSGVNGISLTKLDVLDGFETLKICVGYGLDGDRLDYLPTAADQQARCTPIYEEMPGWSESTEGARSWADLPANAIKYVRRVEELIECPVALLSTSPEREDTILVTDPFAD is encoded by the coding sequence ATGGCCAACGTGGTTGTTGTCGGCGCCCAGTGGGGCGACGAAGGAAAAGGCAAGATCGTCGACTGGCTCAGTGAGCGAGCGGATGTGATCGCGCGTTTTCAGGGTGGACATAATGCCGGGCACACGCTGGTCATTGAGGGTGAGGTTTACAAACTGCATGCGCTACCTTCGGGCGTCGTACGCGGTGGAAAGCTGAGCGTGATCGGCAATGGGGTCGTTTTGGACCCTTGGCACCTGATCAAAGAGATCGGTACGATCCGCGCGCAGGGTGTCGATATCACGCCCCAGACGCTGATGATTGCCGAGAACACCCCGCTGATCCTACCGTTCCATGGCGAGCTGGATCGTGCGCGCGAAAGCCAGAACTCGGTGGCCAAGATCGGCACGACCGGTCGCGGGATCGGTCCATGCTATGAAGACAAGGTTGGTCGGCGTGTGATCCGGGTGGCTGATCTGGCTGATGATGCGACGCTAGCGCTGCGGGTCGATCGGGCCTTGGTCCATCACAATGCGCTGCGCAATGGGCTGGGGTTGGAACCAATTGATCGCGATGCATTGATTGCGCAGTTGAAAGAGATCGCGCCGCAGATTTTGCCTTTCGCAGCACCGGTGTGGAAGGTGCTGAACGAGAAGCGCAAGGCAGGCAAGCGAATCCTGTTCGAAGGCGCACAGGGTGCGCTGCTGGATATCGATTTCGGGACCTATCCGTTTGTGACATCGTCGAATGTGATTGCGGGCCAGGCCTCGACAGGCGTTGGGATTGGACCGGGTTCGATCGACTTCGTTTTGGGCATCGTCAAGGCGTACACGACCCGCGTGGGTGAGGGGCCTTTCCCAACCGAATTAGACGACGAAGATGGCCAACGCCTGGGCGAACGGGGGCATGAGTTCGGCACCACGACGGGGCGCAAACGCCGTTGTGGTTGGTTCGATGCCTGTCTGGTACGCCAAACCTGCGCGACCAGCGGTGTGAACGGCATCTCCCTGACCAAGCTGGATGTGTTGGACGGGTTCGAGACGCTGAAAATTTGTGTCGGGTATGGGCTGGATGGCGATCGTCTGGACTATCTGCCGACCGCCGCCGACCAGCAAGCACGTTGCACGCCGATTTACGAAGAGATGCCGGGCTGGAGCGAATCCACCGAAGGCGCGCGCAGTTGGGCAGACTTGCCTGCGAACGCGATCAAATACGTGCGCCGCGTCGAGGAATTGATCGAATGTCCGGTCGCCCTTTTGTCCACCAGCCCGGAGCGGGAGGACACCATTCTGGTGACCGACCCGTTTGCAGATTGA
- a CDS encoding nitrile hydratase accessory protein, producing the protein MSDCITHSAPEPVFAEPWHAQVFAVTVALNEAGRFDWPDWAERFSNTLKRNGLKKDLDGGDDYFHAWLETLEALLAEQGEAPTDDVQDLRNAWEEAYLTTPHGHPVQLR; encoded by the coding sequence ATGAGCGATTGTATCACTCACTCGGCCCCCGAGCCGGTTTTTGCTGAGCCTTGGCACGCACAGGTTTTTGCGGTAACAGTGGCCTTGAACGAAGCGGGCCGGTTTGATTGGCCGGACTGGGCGGAACGGTTTTCCAATACTTTGAAACGGAACGGCCTCAAAAAAGATCTGGATGGTGGGGACGATTACTTTCACGCTTGGTTGGAGACCTTGGAGGCGCTGCTGGCTGAGCAGGGGGAAGCGCCCACTGATGATGTCCAGGATCTTCGCAATGCATGGGAAGAGGCTTACCTGACAACACCCCACGGTCATCCCGTACAATTGCGCTAA
- the nthB gene encoding nitrile hydratase subunit beta, translating to MTRVHDMGGRFGDGPVNPEPEDAPVFAEDWHGRALAVTLAAGFLGRWNIDVSRHARERLSPTDYARFSYYEKWMSGLADLLVEKGVLTLDDLRGVDGDGVHPLTERTLKADAVAGALAKGGPADRASNVAVRFQTGQAVRTLGQSANRLVDGGHTRLPIYAAGATGRILRLHGTHVLPDSNAHGLGEAPEPLYAVVFPASELWANPEHPADEVVLDLWQSYLEPA from the coding sequence ATGACGCGCGTACATGATATGGGAGGGCGCTTTGGTGATGGTCCGGTGAACCCGGAACCCGAAGACGCGCCGGTGTTTGCCGAAGACTGGCACGGTCGGGCGCTGGCGGTAACGCTCGCTGCGGGGTTTCTGGGGCGATGGAATATCGATGTCTCACGCCACGCGCGCGAAAGGTTGTCTCCTACGGACTACGCGCGGTTTTCTTACTATGAGAAATGGATGTCCGGTCTGGCTGATCTTCTGGTCGAAAAGGGGGTACTGACGCTTGATGATTTGCGCGGTGTTGACGGGGATGGTGTTCATCCTCTGACTGAGCGTACCCTGAAGGCTGACGCCGTCGCAGGCGCCTTGGCCAAGGGCGGACCCGCAGATCGCGCGTCGAACGTCGCAGTTCGGTTTCAAACCGGGCAAGCCGTTCGAACCCTGGGCCAGAGCGCCAATCGACTGGTTGATGGCGGCCACACCCGGTTGCCGATCTATGCCGCGGGTGCAACGGGTCGCATCCTCAGGCTGCATGGCACTCATGTCCTGCCGGATTCCAACGCCCATGGGTTGGGTGAAGCCCCCGAGCCGCTATATGCGGTCGTGTTTCCCGCCTCAGAACTTTGGGCAAACCCTGAGCACCCGGCGGATGAAGTCGTGCTGGACCTCTGGCAGTCTTATTTGGAGCCCGCATGA
- the nthA gene encoding nitrile hydratase subunit alpha — protein sequence MPHDDHDHPHALLPPEPALRVKALETILTRKGLIDPAALDEIIDTYQNKIGPQNGAHVVAKAWSDPDFKASLLADATSVVADLGFYGRQGEHMMVVENTPEQHNMVVCTLCSCYPWPLLGIPPGWYKSDAYRARAVREPRKVLSEFGVTLPEGTSVRVWDSTAEIRYLVLPMRPEGTEGLNADELAALVTRDSMVGTGLPKVPS from the coding sequence ATGCCACATGATGATCACGACCACCCGCACGCCCTGTTGCCTCCCGAACCCGCGCTGCGCGTCAAAGCGCTTGAGACGATTCTGACCCGCAAGGGTCTGATTGATCCTGCAGCGCTGGATGAAATCATCGATACTTATCAGAACAAGATAGGTCCACAGAACGGCGCGCATGTTGTTGCAAAGGCTTGGAGTGATCCCGATTTCAAAGCCTCACTGCTGGCAGACGCCACATCGGTCGTGGCCGATCTGGGGTTTTACGGTCGTCAGGGTGAGCATATGATGGTCGTCGAGAACACGCCTGAACAGCACAACATGGTCGTCTGCACCTTGTGCAGCTGTTACCCGTGGCCGCTGCTAGGAATTCCACCCGGCTGGTACAAATCTGACGCCTACCGCGCCCGTGCCGTGCGTGAGCCACGCAAGGTCCTGTCTGAGTTTGGTGTTACCTTGCCCGAAGGTACATCGGTTCGCGTCTGGGATTCGACGGCCGAAATTCGTTACCTCGTCCTGCCGATGCGCCCAGAGGGCACAGAAGGATTGAACGCGGACGAATTGGCGGCGCTGGTCACCCGCGACAGCATGGTCGGCACTGGGCTACCCAAGGTGCCGTCATGA
- the secG gene encoding preprotein translocase subunit SecG produces the protein MENVVLIIHLLLALGLIVVVLMQRSEGGGLGMGGGGGGAMTGRAAATALGKLTWILAACFIVTSITLTILAAQKSSGSSVIDRLGVPAPAPAEESAPAVPSADELLPPAQGDNAPLIPQAGD, from the coding sequence ATGGAAAACGTCGTTCTCATCATCCACCTTCTTCTGGCCTTGGGCCTGATTGTCGTTGTGCTGATGCAACGTTCCGAAGGCGGCGGCCTTGGTATGGGTGGCGGTGGCGGCGGGGCCATGACGGGCCGCGCGGCAGCAACGGCGTTGGGCAAGCTGACATGGATCCTGGCCGCGTGCTTTATCGTCACCTCGATCACGCTGACGATTCTGGCGGCCCAGAAATCTTCTGGCAGCTCAGTGATTGACCGTTTGGGCGTGCCTGCCCCGGCCCCGGCTGAGGAAAGCGCTCCGGCAGTCCCATCGGCAGATGAATTGTTGCCGCCGGCGCAAGGCGACAATGCTCCGCTGATCCCGCAGGCTGGCGACTAA
- a CDS encoding CTP synthase, whose protein sequence is MARFIFITGGVVSSLGKGLASAALGSLLQARGYSVRLRKLDPYLNVDPGTMSPFEHGEVFVTDDGAETDLDLGHYERFTGVAARKTDSVSSGRIYSNVLEKERRGDYLGKTIQVIPHVTNEIKDFIAIGEDEVDFMLCEIGGTVGDIEGLPFFEAIRQFSQDKPRGQCIFMHLTLLPYIKASGELKTKPTQHSVKELRSIGLAPDILVCRSEGPIPTKEREKLALFCNVRPDSVIAAQDLSTIYDAPLAYHREGLDQAVLDAFQISPAPKPDLAKWEDVSDRIHNAEGEVKVAIVGKYTQLEDAYKSIAEALTHGGMANRVRVKIEWVDAEVFDNEDAAPHLEGFHAILVPGGFGERGTEGKIKAAQYAREHKVPYLGICLGMQMAVIEAARNAAGITEAGSEEFDHEAGKKRFEPVVYHLKEWVQGNHKVERKVGDDKGGTMRLGAYDAVLAEGSKVAEVYGGTQIEERHRHRYEVDIKYRDKLEKAGLNFSGMSPDGRLPEIVEWSDHPWFIGVQYHPELKSKPFDPHPLFREFVRAAKDTSRLV, encoded by the coding sequence ATGGCGCGTTTTATTTTCATCACTGGTGGTGTGGTTTCGTCCTTGGGCAAAGGACTGGCTTCGGCGGCGTTGGGATCGCTGTTGCAGGCCCGGGGATATTCGGTGCGTCTGCGCAAGCTGGACCCCTATCTAAACGTCGATCCGGGCACCATGTCGCCCTTCGAACATGGCGAAGTATTCGTCACCGATGACGGCGCTGAAACCGATCTGGACCTTGGCCATTACGAACGCTTCACCGGTGTGGCGGCACGTAAGACCGACTCGGTCAGCTCGGGGCGGATTTATTCCAATGTGCTGGAGAAAGAGCGCCGTGGAGATTACCTCGGCAAAACCATTCAGGTGATCCCGCACGTCACGAATGAGATCAAGGATTTCATCGCGATTGGCGAGGATGAAGTTGATTTCATGCTCTGTGAAATCGGCGGCACCGTAGGTGATATTGAGGGCCTGCCCTTCTTTGAAGCGATCCGCCAGTTCAGTCAGGACAAGCCGCGCGGTCAGTGTATCTTCATGCACCTGACGCTGCTGCCCTATATCAAAGCATCGGGCGAGTTGAAAACCAAGCCGACCCAGCACTCGGTGAAAGAGTTGCGCTCGATCGGTCTAGCCCCCGACATTCTGGTCTGCCGGTCCGAGGGACCGATTCCAACCAAAGAACGCGAAAAGCTGGCCCTTTTCTGCAATGTCCGCCCTGACAGCGTGATTGCCGCACAAGACCTCAGCACCATCTACGACGCCCCGCTGGCCTATCACCGTGAAGGTCTGGATCAGGCGGTTCTGGACGCATTCCAGATCAGCCCGGCCCCCAAGCCCGATCTGGCCAAATGGGAAGACGTCAGCGACCGCATTCACAACGCCGAAGGCGAAGTGAAAGTAGCCATCGTCGGCAAATACACCCAGCTTGAAGATGCCTATAAGTCAATTGCCGAGGCCCTGACCCATGGCGGCATGGCCAACCGCGTCCGCGTCAAGATCGAGTGGGTCGATGCCGAGGTGTTTGACAACGAAGACGCCGCACCTCATCTGGAAGGCTTCCACGCCATCCTGGTCCCCGGCGGCTTTGGCGAGCGTGGGACAGAAGGCAAGATCAAGGCCGCTCAATATGCGCGTGAACACAAAGTGCCCTATCTGGGCATCTGTCTGGGCATGCAGATGGCCGTGATCGAAGCCGCACGCAACGCGGCGGGAATCACCGAAGCCGGGTCCGAGGAATTCGACCACGAGGCTGGCAAAAAGCGTTTTGAACCCGTTGTTTACCACCTGAAAGAATGGGTGCAGGGCAACCACAAGGTCGAACGCAAAGTCGGAGACGACAAGGGCGGCACCATGCGTTTGGGCGCCTATGATGCGGTTCTGGCCGAAGGCTCGAAGGTCGCGGAAGTCTATGGCGGCACCCAGATTGAGGAACGCCACCGTCACCGCTACGAGGTCGACATCAAGTACCGCGACAAACTGGAAAAGGCAGGCCTGAATTTCTCGGGCATGTCCCCGGATGGTCGCCTGCCGGAAATCGTCGAATGGTCGGATCACCCATGGTTTATTGGTGTTCAGTATCACCCGGAACTGAAATCCAAACCCTTCGACCCGCACCCCCTGTTCCGCGAATTCGTGCGCGCCGCGAAAGACACCTCGCGTCTGGTCTGA
- a CDS encoding isocitrate lyase/phosphoenolpyruvate mutase family protein: MTDQITQAETFAALHKKGDPVILYNIWDPGSAVAVRDAGAKALATGSAPVAMAQGFSDGQNIPFELALDNARRIVEAVDIPVTMDLEGAYAEDTFGISANVKRALETGVIGFNFEDQVVGTKDLYDIETQAARVAAMRESCDVAGVPAFINARTDIFLKAAPDTHDQAMLDDAMARAAAYADAGASGFFAPGLKDESMIGQLCAATDLPVNIIALPGTPDTPTLAKLGVARISYGPVPYRQMTAWLQDSARAALQSGG, translated from the coding sequence ATGACCGATCAGATTACCCAAGCAGAAACATTTGCCGCCCTGCACAAGAAGGGTGATCCGGTCATCCTCTATAACATTTGGGACCCCGGCAGCGCCGTCGCTGTACGCGATGCAGGGGCCAAAGCGCTGGCGACTGGCAGTGCTCCGGTCGCGATGGCGCAGGGGTTTTCGGACGGCCAGAACATCCCGTTTGAGTTGGCGTTAGACAACGCTCGCCGCATTGTCGAGGCGGTTGATATACCGGTCACCATGGACCTCGAAGGCGCTTATGCCGAGGATACTTTTGGCATATCGGCCAATGTCAAACGCGCGCTGGAAACCGGAGTAATCGGCTTTAACTTCGAAGATCAGGTCGTTGGAACTAAAGATCTTTATGACATTGAAACACAGGCAGCGCGTGTCGCTGCGATGCGCGAAAGCTGTGACGTGGCCGGTGTTCCCGCCTTCATCAACGCCCGCACTGACATCTTCCTCAAAGCCGCTCCGGACACGCATGATCAAGCGATGCTGGATGACGCCATGGCCCGCGCGGCAGCCTACGCCGATGCCGGAGCCAGCGGGTTCTTCGCGCCGGGCCTGAAAGACGAATCCATGATCGGCCAGCTTTGCGCGGCCACCGACTTGCCGGTCAACATCATCGCCCTGCCCGGCACGCCTGACACGCCGACGCTGGCGAAACTCGGCGTGGCCCGGATCAGCTATGGCCCGGTTCCCTATCGGCAAATGACCGCTTGGTTACAGGATTCAGCACGCGCCGCGCTGCAATCCGGTGGATGA
- a CDS encoding DUF1330 domain-containing protein — translation MAKGYWVAHVDVDDIETYKSYIAANAAPFADYGAKFLVRGGERSEPEGKARARTVVIEFPSYEQALACYESDAYQAAKSLRDPVSTGDLVIIQGYEG, via the coding sequence GTGGCCAAAGGATACTGGGTTGCCCATGTCGATGTAGACGACATTGAAACCTACAAATCTTACATTGCTGCCAATGCGGCCCCATTCGCCGATTACGGGGCCAAGTTTCTTGTACGCGGCGGCGAGAGGAGCGAGCCCGAAGGCAAGGCTCGCGCCCGCACAGTTGTCATCGAATTTCCCAGCTATGAACAGGCGCTGGCCTGCTATGAAAGCGATGCCTATCAAGCCGCCAAGTCCTTGCGCGATCCGGTTTCGACCGGCGATCTTGTGATTATTCAGGGCTATGAGGGCTAG
- a CDS encoding TerB family tellurite resistance protein, translated as MLKKFFQAFRPPQHDKLPDPDAELALGALLVRVAQADRDYKLEEISLIDRILARLYQHNAIEAAKVRATCEKLHAAAPETDTFGKLIRETTDLQERLAALDALWEVVLADGNSDEGEVKIVEEARIAMGLSFNDSKAARERIQSRLEAT; from the coding sequence ATGTTGAAAAAATTCTTCCAGGCCTTTCGGCCGCCGCAACATGACAAACTGCCCGATCCCGATGCCGAACTGGCCCTGGGGGCATTGCTGGTACGTGTCGCGCAGGCCGACCGCGACTACAAGCTGGAAGAGATCAGCCTGATCGACCGCATTCTTGCGCGACTTTATCAGCACAATGCGATCGAGGCCGCCAAGGTCCGCGCCACCTGCGAAAAATTGCACGCAGCTGCTCCGGAAACAGATACATTCGGCAAACTGATCCGCGAAACCACCGATCTTCAGGAACGCTTGGCCGCGCTTGACGCCCTGTGGGAGGTCGTGCTGGCCGATGGCAACTCGGACGAGGGCGAGGTCAAGATCGTCGAAGAAGCCCGCATTGCCATGGGCCTCAGCTTCAACGACAGCAAAGCGGCACGCGAGCGGATACAAAGCCGCTTGGAAGCGACCTAG
- a CDS encoding TerB family tellurite resistance protein yields MFSDFLSRLTQPQPDPLVEDDARLALTALLVRIARSDNDYADTEMARIDRISAERYGLSPFEAAALRARAEDLEAEAPDTVRFTRAIKEAIAYDDRLAVVQAMWSVALADGHRSGEEDSLLRLVVSLLGVSDVDSALARQKAAKV; encoded by the coding sequence ATGTTCAGTGATTTCCTGTCCCGGCTCACGCAGCCGCAGCCCGACCCGCTTGTCGAAGATGATGCCCGTCTGGCCCTCACCGCCCTGTTGGTGCGTATCGCTCGGTCCGACAACGACTATGCCGATACCGAAATGGCCCGAATCGACCGCATCTCGGCCGAACGCTACGGCCTGTCGCCATTTGAGGCCGCAGCCCTGCGCGCCCGCGCCGAAGACCTTGAAGCCGAGGCGCCCGACACCGTCCGCTTTACTCGCGCCATCAAAGAGGCGATCGCCTATGACGACCGCCTGGCCGTTGTGCAGGCCATGTGGTCGGTCGCACTGGCGGATGGGCACCGCAGCGGTGAAGAGGATTCTCTGCTACGCCTTGTCGTCAGCCTGCTCGGCGTGAGCGATGTGGATTCGGCGCTTGCAAGACAAAAGGCGGCGAAGGTCTGA